ACAAGGCTACATACACATATGTCTGTATGTAGCCTATCAATATGACGTTATCATGcagaaattgtatttaaatgttatcttaattacaaaatactgcAATCTAATAATGCGCAATAATCTGTAAGAGAAAATAAACTCTCCACTTACCATGAAACAAGCTTCAATCAGTCAAGGATTTCATATGACGACCCTGCACTCAGATAGATATATAAACTGCGATTAAACAAGCCTGGATCAGTCAAGGATTTCATATGACGACCCTGCACTCAGATAGATATATAAACTGCGATTAAACAAGCCTGGATCAGTCAAGGATTTCATATGCCCCCCATGATAGACCCTGTACTCGGATCCACGATGCATCTAtttgtgaagaaaaaaacaaaacacacacacacacacattatatatatatatatatatatatatatatatatatatatatatatatatatatatatatatatatatatatatatacacacacacacgttttggACAAAAACCTTTCTTGGTTTGTCATTATTTAAACGTTCTATGTAAATCAAAAAACGTAAAAACGTAGAATGCAATGCAgaatattacaaataaacaaaacatttctttaaagtaAAGGTGCACAAAGTATAACATAAATACACAGGTATTTGGGAAGTTTCAGTTATTTAagcgcaatatatatatatatatatatagcgcttAAATTTCCATGTGTAATCCATTTTTAATGTTGCATTGATctaattttagtttaaaaaaatacattcaaacgaAATATAACTAACATTAGCCGGCCAGgtttatacaaacaaaataacaaatacatataaGCACCCTTCATTCGCTTCTTCTAACAGATATGCTGCCTCAACAGCAAAGACAAAAGCTTCTTGCAAACAGAAATGCCTAAAATGTGGCCAATATGATAAGACcaagcttttaaaaatgaattaacatTAGCATTTACACCATCATTTAATTTCTCATAAAccgcaagcaaaaaaaaaaaaatcctaacaaacCAACAAACACACTTACCTTAATTAGGACAGTTTTTTGTTCAAACTTCATACAAAATAGTAAAAACCAGAGCAGCACCTTAAATTAAACAACAATTACATTATATCCCGCTAGAACTATCCACAGAGATAAAAGGTAATAAAAAAAACCGAAAATATAAAATTCGGAGAAACCAGCAGCACAAACTTGCCTTGCCGCCATCTTCCCCGCTGCACCTACGATTCAGGTGAGGGGGCGGGACCACAGGCAGGACTACACCTGGTGGGCGTGGTCAGAGTCAGGACTGCACCTTGGGGCGTGGTCACAGTCACGACTACACCTGGGGGCGTGGTCAGTCAGGACTGCACCTGGGGGCGTGGTCAGAGTCACGACTACACCTGGGGCGTGGTTGGAGTCAGGACTATACCTGAAGGGGGCGTGTCCGAAACAGAACAGCAGGACTCCCCAGCTCTGCCAGCTGGAAAATATCGGCATCTCATCATTGGTTCGGAGCCCCACTGTACAACAGAGTTTACAATGCCAGAAGCAAAGGTGGAACTTCTTTAAAGATGGACGTGTACCAACCAGGCTACTAAATGCACTTACAAGGCAATAAAACGTTTAAAACCCTAAAACATGTAGGTAACACATGTGCCCCGTTGCAAAACCAGACAAGTGTGTTCCAAGATACAGCCTTCCTCAGTGCAGCAGTTCAGGTGTTAATACTGTTGGCTATATACATTTCTACCAAGCAATGATGTCACTTCATTGGGATGATGTCATCTGACTCACAGCAACATGGTGCATTGGTGTAAACTGTTTAGTTTAACTGTATCCATGGAGTAAGAATGGCATGACATCACAATTGCATGATGTGACATGGCCGCACTATATTACCCACTTTAGATATATGTGAGGAGTTTTCATATATTGTTTTCATTTACCCTACATTTCTTCAAAACCGGTGCTAAAGTAAAATAGAAATGAGCTTGGGGTATGACATCTAAATGGATAGATGGATAGCCTGACAAAGTTCTGCTGGAAAAATTCTGAGaaatattatacttttttttttagaaatcgtTCCTACTTTTCACCGGAAGAAACCTTTGAGGTCTTGCAAGCTTGTGCTTAATTTTTGTTAAGTCCAATAAAAGGCATCACATCTCCTTTGAGAAATATTAGAAACTGAGATATAGTACAACCCTTTTGTTGCTCTAACTTCATTCCACTATCTGAAAGAGTTGAATGAAAGCAAAATAGAACTTCATGGGAACAGCAGAATGCCACTTCAAACTGTAATTGCTGTAATTACTGGCAGGTGTAGATAATTATGTACCCTTGATGGAAGAAGTTGTTTGTCTCCTTTATAAACCCTTAGGTGAGGTCATGAAGGGTTCGACTACCATAGACGTCGGTATTATATAATACCTTGAATCTCATCCTTCTTCCAAAACACAGTAGCACAGATAAATCCACAGATTAAGACGATACCGGAACTGTGTTGATAGACAATAATCCTAACGTTTCGTTAGCTGTGGCTCCAGCTTCTACAGAGGAACATTGAAGCTTTTAACAAATCATATGGGAAAGAATGAGTACAGAGAAAGAAGCCGAGTTTATGTGCGGTAGCGAATGTTGCTGCGTTCCTCATTTTGTAACACTATAGAACcgttgaaacatttgttaccatttcatgtaatttgttTCCGAAGCATTAAATAACTGTAGAacgcaaaacaaataataaataataattaaataaaacctcCCTCCATAGGctataaagctaaacaaatactttgtagacagctgtttaatattctttatcaatatattatttatcaatgtaaatgctgtagatggtcattttctttttttgattgttttacaaaacaagcgtttaatttattttgaagtaaattaaacgCTGTTTGTGGGGTACCACACACTACGCaacattcagataacaagctcattattagtagtcgtagcaGTATTGTTATTGCACACTTTAAATAACCAATATACTAcaaatatataacctgcttcaatatttgacgtAGTTGTTAAATTGGATTTATTTATCTGTAGAAATACTTCATACTAAACCCTCGCCacgatttaaaaacaataaaataataaaaatttttaaaaaaaacgctTACGAGTCAAAATGGCTGTTAGGTCACCATAATTGCCTCATATCCTAAATGTACCTATATAATTAcggtggcgcaatcggttagcgcgcggtacttatacaGCAGTACGAaagcagagcaatgccgaggttgtgagttcgagccTCCCCAGAACACGATTTTGTGAAATAGACATtgcaatacaaaatgtaaaagatAAAGCAGGCTTGCAcgatttatacaaaaaaaaaaagtcgtttACGCAATATCATAGCTTTTAACTACATTGTCATCTGAACACGATGTATAGTTGGTATCTTAAGTATTGGAAAGATGTAGCCCGCACGTTaggttttctctcctctctcacactttcactgttactattattttttatttcttagctgacgcccttatccagggcgacttacaattgttacaagatatcacattatttttacatacaattacccattatacagttgggtttttactggagcaatctaggtaaagtaccttgctcaagggtacagcagcagtgtccccactgggaattgaacccacgatcctccggtgaagagtccagagccctaaccactactccacactgctgccctgttgcaGTGGATTTATGCCGTCCTCTACTGGACGTCTGTTGTATACAATACAATGCCTATATTTGTGTTAAGAGCTATTTGCACATTGAAatattgaggttgcagtctcacagtcattctgcatgttaTACTAATGTATGATTATTGGATAACCGGTCAAGACCCTTGCATGAAATCTTCTCCTGGACCTGGTTGGTTTTCCAGTTTCCagtcgcaaccccccccccccccccccccaaaaaaaaaaataaatattaaaattctGACCAAAACGAATTCTATAGTAGATCCCATGCTCCACCCAGtttgaagaatgttttattttattgacatatacagagagataaaaaaaaaatgcatcagctgcagagtcacttacaacaacgtctcgcccaaaagacggagcacaaggaggtgaagtgacgtgctcaaggtcacacagtgagtgggtcgggatttgaaccagggacctcctggttgcaagcccttttctttaacaattaGTGTCTAGAATTTGTCTAAGGATAATATCTCACATAGAAATGTCACCACTGAAAAATAGTTAGCAGACAAGCCGTTTAAATATCAGTTTTTATTATGATCAATAATAATTACTTTAACAACAATCCATGACTACAACCatagcaaaacaatacaaaattctACAGTAAGGGATGAACATGTGTGACAAGCTGTCAAAGTGTGATgtcaattgaaaaagaaaaaatatatacaaatcagTACTAGGGTTAATGGCTGGTAAAAGCTGGAACCATTTCTATATTAATATTTCTCTATCATAATCTGAACCTGTAGAATCCTAATTACCGGCTATTtgagtactgttttttttttttttaatactaattgCAAAGCAATAACATGATGCAGTGACCACCCAGGTGAAAGGTTTCTACAAGCAAAGGTGGATTCTGATACAGagaattattattacaattaaaacAGGAGCAAtcgaaccactcagaatgactgcaaacatcataaaatgacAACAGAAATGTGCATCTTAACAGCAGGCATTTACAGAAGTTATTTAAGCAACATAGCGCTTGACATATATGTGTTGTTGTGGGATGTTGGCACGCCTAGGGTGCATTATGAGGCATGAGGCAAAGCCTGAGAAGTGCCAATATTCAATAACATAAACCCTGGAGTGCCATATTGAGATTATTCAGTACAGTGGCCATCCGGTCTTTTGAAATCTAGCAACAACTAACAAAAATAGCTTTTAAGAGAACCGCAGCGATGTCCTGAGGTATCGCCATGGCTATGACATCACACaacccattgaaatgaataggaCGGCAATCCTTGCCATTGTAtaataagagatgtcatctcatgcTGTTTGAGTAGGGGAGGACCATGAAGCAAACTGAGTGGTTCTATCTCATTAAACTGTGggaaaatgatttctgttatgaCACTGTATTATGAATCACAGAAACAAAGATTATAGGCAGGAACCAATACAGGAACTAATACTAAAATAGTGTTGCTTTCTTTGCTTTAAAATCGTGACACTGATACccaagatgtactggaattctgACAAACTTaatgattggttgatttttcaaacaggatttattatGTGCATTTAATACCCTGGAATAATTGTAGAAAAAACAGAGAGTTTATAAACTTATGAGTTACTGCTTTGTACTAAACAGGTTTTAGCGGTACAGTATTTTAGTGGCTTCTACCAAAGACAACCATCTGTATTCTTTAACTAATTCACAACCTTAAATGAGTTACCTCTATATCAAAGGAGCCGTATGTCagacatgtttaaataaataaagctgtgtgttttgtgtagcaTCTACAGTAATTCTGCATGTGAGATTCTTCACTTTCTGCctataaaaatatgtaaaatagcaGGGAGGGAGGTGTTTAATTATAGAAATGGCAAGGTTTTACATGCTTAAAGTTTTAACAAAAATTTCTGACTCCTTAAGATCTAGCACAAATTACAACTTCTTGGCAGCTGGTGGCACTGCGTGCTCAGGTAAAACCAAATGTCTCTTAGGAGCagcatactgtacataatgaGTTTAAACAGAAACTTTACATGACTCTGACCTTGTATACCCTTGGAATGTACTCAACAGTATTTATAAAAACTTAAAGCTTACAAAAGTCACCTAAGAAATACACTTCTTATAAATATTaagctacattttaaatacattatatttgaAAGCTTTGTTTacagtttgtatttgtatttgtactttGTTAATAATAATACCCCGGGAGTGCTATATGTATATGTGAATACAAATATAGAACGGGATTCTATTTTTCAGTGGTACTGACAGTCATTTTGCACATTTACTGTGAAAAATTAATTTGCAAAATTACGGAATAAACCATCGCATCCATGTGGTGAGCGTGTTTCTCAAGAAATGTATAAAGTAGGAGTGTGTAAGGTAGCATAACATGCCCATGTAACTTTATCTAATGCAAAAACACAGTTATCAACTATTGAATACTTTTTCCAGTCACAGTTAAGAAAACAGGGGTAACAGgacagtttataaaaaaataaaaaataaaataaaaatcacagaaTCCAGCCTTCTTATGgcaacaattttatttatttattttttataaagaacaGAGCTCATGTCTGCTGATTAAATTGCACCACAAAACTGGAACCCTGTTCATTGAATTAACCCTCAAAGTGTGTAAACCTGTCTGGCCTTTGGACGTCTCTATTGCTCACCACACAAAGCACCAGCGGAAGAAATCTTGTTCCCCAGATATCAACATTCAAGACATCAAACATCCTGCAGGCACCTATTTTCCAAGGAGTCATTCAACCTTGGATCTGAAGCGCTTGCTGGAGATGCTCAAGGCAGATCCTGTGGGGTCAACGGTGGTTCCATCAAACCGCAGGCAGAGTGTAGTCCGGACAATAACCTTCTCGACGATAAGGGAAGCAAAAAACCAAGGCACGGCATACTCCAGAGTCACCAGGCCCATGAAGTTGTAATCGAAGGAGGAGTAATCCCAGGGGCAGGCATTGAAGTGCCTCAGCACATAACCTGTGGAGAACTCCCACACGAAGGTCCACAGTGTGTACAGGACACAGCGCAGCATGATGTGGCAGTGGTCTCTTAAGACCAAGTACATATTCT
The sequence above is a segment of the Acipenser ruthenus chromosome 7, fAciRut3.2 maternal haplotype, whole genome shotgun sequence genome. Coding sequences within it:
- the LOC117415283 gene encoding transmembrane protein 229B-like, which codes for MVAAEPLSIVSRWYLYAIHGYFCEIMFTAAWEFVVHCNWKLTGVTSVWALFIYGTSILVMENMYLVLRDHCHIMLRCVLYTLWTFVWEFSTGYVLRHFNACPWDYSSFDYNFMGLVTLEYAVPWFFASLIVEKVIVRTTLCLRFDGTTVDPTGSALSISSKRFRSKVE